In Bacillus sp. (in: firmicutes), a single genomic region encodes these proteins:
- a CDS encoding YeeE/YedE family protein has product MVQMIFTGLLCGALLGFVMQRGRFCLTGGFRDMYIAKDNRMFYALLIAIAVQSVGVYSLIQIGKFEYSAGAFPWTAVIVGAFIFGIGIVLAGGCATGTWYRAGEGLIGSWIALTGYMLMSAIMKSGPLATVNESFKTTQLPTNSISESFGISVWVLIAIFVAIVFAIVVKELRKPKVVIPAMKPKRTGLAHLLFEKRWHPFFTAILVGLIATLAWPLSAATGRVFGLGITTPSANILQYLVSGDVKILNWGVFLVLGIFLGSFIAAKASREFRFRMPDTKTGVTSFIGGILMGFGASLAGGCSIGNGLVMTAMMTWQGWVGLMFMILGTWSASYFMFVRVSVKKKTITAKSAVTA; this is encoded by the coding sequence ATGGTACAGATGATTTTCACCGGGTTACTTTGTGGGGCATTGCTTGGATTTGTGATGCAGAGAGGCCGTTTCTGCTTAACTGGCGGATTTAGAGATATGTATATAGCAAAAGATAATCGTATGTTTTATGCTTTATTAATTGCCATTGCTGTCCAAAGCGTTGGTGTCTATTCGTTAATTCAGATCGGAAAATTCGAGTATTCTGCAGGCGCCTTTCCATGGACAGCCGTTATTGTTGGGGCTTTTATATTCGGAATTGGGATAGTTCTTGCAGGCGGTTGTGCAACAGGCACATGGTACCGCGCAGGTGAAGGTCTTATTGGCAGTTGGATTGCACTAACCGGTTACATGCTAATGAGCGCCATTATGAAATCTGGACCATTAGCAACTGTTAATGAATCATTTAAAACTACTCAACTCCCAACAAACTCTATTTCCGAAAGTTTCGGAATTTCTGTTTGGGTATTAATCGCTATTTTTGTAGCAATTGTATTTGCCATTGTAGTTAAGGAACTAAGAAAACCAAAGGTTGTTATTCCTGCGATGAAGCCAAAGCGGACTGGTCTAGCTCATCTCTTATTTGAAAAACGTTGGCATCCATTTTTTACAGCCATTTTAGTTGGACTAATTGCAACTCTTGCTTGGCCACTCAGTGCCGCAACTGGAAGGGTTTTTGGGCTTGGAATCACAACTCCTTCAGCTAATATTTTACAATACTTGGTGAGCGGCGATGTTAAAATTTTAAACTGGGGCGTATTCCTCGTACTTGGCATTTTTCTCGGCTCTTTTATAGCTGCAAAGGCAAGTCGCGAATTTCGCTTTAGAATGCCTGATACAAAAACAGGTGTTACAAGTTTCATTGGCGGAATTTTAATGGGCTTTGGTGCTAGCCTAGCTGGTGGATGTTCCATCGGTAATGGTTTAGTTATGACGGCCATGATGACATGGCAAGGTTGGGTTGGATTAATGTTTATGATTTTAGGGACTTGGTCTGCATCCTATTTCATGTTTGTTCGAGTTAGTGTTAAAAAGAAAACTATTACAGCGAAATCAGCAGTTACTGCATAG
- a CDS encoding sulfurtransferase TusA family protein, whose amino-acid sequence MQKTLEVMGQVCPFPLVEAKKAIADLHSGDELIVQFDCTQATDSIPRWAAEAGHKITNFEQIGEAAWTITVQKN is encoded by the coding sequence TTGCAAAAAACATTAGAAGTCATGGGTCAAGTTTGTCCTTTTCCATTAGTAGAGGCAAAAAAGGCAATTGCGGATTTGCATTCAGGAGACGAATTAATCGTTCAATTTGATTGCACACAAGCAACAGATAGTATCCCTCGCTGGGCTGCCGAAGCTGGCCATAAAATCACCAATTTTGAGCAAATCGGCGAAGCAGCTTGGACCATTACTGTGCAGAAAAATTAG
- a CDS encoding EamA family transporter, translated as MWFIFSLLTALAWGSADLFYKKGSNSDDKYSHLKIVTIVGLVMGLHGTAYMLLKGIAFDPFDMVRYLPVSGLYILSMTIGYIGLRYIELSIASPVQNSSGAVTAILLFIFFPQDLGFIDVAGIAIITFGVVGLAFLEKRAEVIALKISTAPIDKKYQIGFLAITFPIIYCVIDGLGTFADGIYLDEMKLISEDSALLAYEFTFFICGAIAFIFLKGIKKVDFAIFKERDKGLAAIFETTGQFFYVFAMAKNAIIAAPLIASYSIFSVILSRIFLKERLSKNHYAVIIVVMLGIILLGVADEL; from the coding sequence ATGTGGTTTATTTTTTCGCTTTTAACAGCATTAGCTTGGGGTAGTGCTGACCTATTTTATAAAAAAGGATCCAACAGCGACGATAAGTACAGTCACCTTAAAATTGTCACGATTGTAGGCTTAGTCATGGGGCTTCATGGCACAGCCTACATGCTTTTGAAAGGAATCGCGTTTGATCCATTTGATATGGTAAGATATTTACCTGTTTCTGGACTTTATATTTTATCAATGACGATTGGTTATATCGGATTAAGGTATATTGAGCTTTCCATTGCTTCACCTGTGCAAAATTCTTCAGGAGCAGTCACTGCCATCTTATTATTCATCTTTTTCCCGCAGGACCTTGGTTTCATTGATGTAGCAGGTATAGCTATTATTACTTTTGGTGTCGTTGGTCTTGCCTTCTTAGAAAAAAGAGCTGAAGTAATAGCCCTTAAAATAAGCACAGCTCCAATCGATAAAAAATATCAAATCGGCTTTTTGGCGATTACTTTTCCGATTATATATTGTGTTATCGATGGTCTTGGAACTTTTGCTGATGGAATTTATCTCGATGAAATGAAGCTTATTAGTGAAGATTCAGCCCTTCTTGCCTATGAATTCACTTTTTTCATTTGTGGTGCAATTGCCTTTATATTTTTAAAAGGCATCAAAAAAGTAGACTTTGCTATTTTCAAAGAGCGTGATAAAGGCTTAGCAGCTATTTTTGAAACAACTGGACAATTTTTTTATGTTTTTGCGATGGCCAAAAATGCAATTATCGCTGCACCACTAATTGCATCCTATAGCATTTTTTCGGTCATCCTTTCAAGAATTTTTCTAAAGGAAAGACTAAGCAAAAATCATTACGCTGTCATCATCGTTGTCATGTTAGGTATCATTCTGCTTGGGGTTGCGGATGAGCTATAA
- a CDS encoding LysR family transcriptional regulator — protein MELKQLTYFVEVARLNNFTRASERLNIAQPALSQQIGNLEQELGLKLFKRTGRGVTLTEAGEQFYIGAEKTLAEAQRAKDSVKGFINYPHGNIIVGALESLVQTRLPRLLVEFGKEFPKIKVFIRENTTEPLLDALKKGELDLALAHAVDIKYSTHLINLVAPKGICSKPLYQDELVLAVTKGHPLEKKKAISIKELSEESFVSFKEGSGIRSQLIATCMREGFEPLIAYECASPRTLVAEGLGVSVLPRLMAESPGPSISILSLDPPLSRWVSVFYFEGRYLSPCAKIFLRFVEKYLASEA, from the coding sequence ATGGAGCTTAAGCAACTAACTTACTTCGTTGAAGTGGCAAGACTAAATAATTTTACAAGAGCGTCCGAACGATTAAATATAGCTCAGCCAGCTCTCTCGCAACAAATTGGTAATTTGGAACAGGAACTGGGCCTCAAGCTTTTTAAACGAACTGGCAGAGGGGTAACCTTAACAGAGGCTGGGGAGCAATTCTATATTGGTGCTGAAAAGACTTTAGCGGAGGCACAAAGGGCAAAAGATTCAGTTAAAGGGTTCATAAACTACCCGCACGGTAACATTATAGTAGGAGCGCTAGAGTCCCTAGTGCAAACTAGGCTGCCAAGGTTGCTCGTGGAATTTGGGAAAGAGTTTCCTAAGATTAAAGTGTTTATAAGGGAGAACACTACTGAACCGTTGCTAGATGCTCTCAAAAAGGGGGAATTAGATCTTGCTTTGGCCCATGCAGTGGATATTAAATACTCAACGCATTTAATAAATTTAGTTGCGCCAAAGGGAATTTGTTCAAAGCCTCTTTATCAAGATGAATTGGTTTTAGCTGTAACCAAAGGACACCCACTAGAGAAGAAAAAAGCAATTTCTATTAAAGAACTTAGTGAAGAATCATTTGTATCCTTTAAGGAGGGGTCCGGAATTCGTTCGCAGCTTATTGCGACGTGCATGAGAGAAGGCTTTGAGCCACTTATTGCATACGAGTGTGCCTCCCCACGAACACTAGTAGCGGAAGGACTAGGGGTTTCGGTTCTCCCGCGGTTAATGGCAGAATCTCCGGGCCCATCAATATCTATTTTATCCTTGGACCCTCCTCTTTCACGCTGGGTTTCTGTCTTTTACTTTGAGGGACGATATTTATCACCGTGCGCTAAGATTTTTTTGCGTTTTGTGGAAAAATACCTTGCTTCCGAAGCGTAG
- a CDS encoding MFS transporter, giving the protein MNNGKRPYYGWYIVICATVIVLLSMGLRMGIGPFVEPVMADLDLSRTELSFIVAIGMIVYGVGMPIAGLLLKTLSSRFMIVTGVIIVCLSIVWAINATGPVSFLLSFGVFLSLGLSFLSNISLSPIISKWFVRQRGKALFYLATGGMAGIAVMTPLETWLIQLVGWKHTLLIFAGVFICIIAPSAIFIMRENVPEGADTTGAVRNLVKQEPANISMRDAVKTNAYWKIILGLFACGFGMNLLGSHGVPMLVNHCFDPMIASFGVGMIGIVAMFSTVVLGHVADRFPRRNILFLVYFVRGLGLIGLVLAATKWQLFLVAFSGGLVWSGSIAMSTAILSDLYGTRLLGILNGWAYFIGHQIGAALGSFLGGWLYDASGTYLYAFITAGALSIIASLASITLPQHLSFNKQIKIGEQHNSEQT; this is encoded by the coding sequence ATGAATAACGGCAAACGTCCTTATTATGGTTGGTATATTGTTATATGTGCTACAGTTATTGTTTTGCTTTCAATGGGATTGCGAATGGGAATTGGACCTTTTGTTGAACCAGTTATGGCTGACTTAGATTTATCTCGAACGGAGCTATCATTCATTGTGGCAATCGGGATGATTGTTTATGGAGTTGGAATGCCAATAGCAGGACTGCTTTTGAAAACGTTAAGTAGTAGATTTATGATAGTAACAGGAGTAATTATTGTTTGTTTATCGATTGTATGGGCCATAAATGCTACAGGGCCAGTTTCTTTTCTACTTTCCTTTGGTGTTTTTCTATCGCTTGGGCTTTCCTTTTTAAGCAATATTTCATTATCTCCGATTATCAGTAAATGGTTTGTTAGACAAAGAGGAAAAGCACTTTTTTATCTGGCAACAGGCGGAATGGCAGGCATTGCAGTTATGACTCCTCTTGAAACATGGTTAATCCAACTTGTAGGCTGGAAGCACACTCTTCTTATATTTGCAGGAGTATTCATTTGCATCATTGCTCCTTCGGCAATTTTTATTATGCGAGAAAATGTACCAGAAGGGGCTGACACTACAGGAGCAGTACGTAATCTAGTAAAACAAGAACCAGCAAATATTAGTATGAGGGATGCAGTAAAGACAAATGCCTATTGGAAAATCATTCTCGGCTTATTTGCCTGTGGATTTGGGATGAATCTTTTAGGTTCTCATGGCGTACCTATGTTGGTAAACCATTGTTTTGACCCAATGATTGCTTCTTTTGGCGTTGGCATGATTGGTATTGTTGCAATGTTCAGTACAGTCGTCTTAGGACATGTAGCAGATCGATTTCCTAGGAGAAATATTTTATTCCTAGTGTATTTTGTTCGCGGCCTTGGGTTAATCGGTTTAGTTTTAGCAGCCACGAAATGGCAGCTCTTTCTTGTAGCATTTAGTGGCGGATTAGTATGGTCAGGCTCTATTGCAATGTCTACCGCTATTTTAAGCGACCTTTATGGAACACGTTTACTTGGAATCTTAAATGGGTGGGCATACTTTATCGGACATCAAATTGGAGCAGCTTTGGGGTCATTTCTTGGTGGCTGGCTATATGATGCTTCTGGCACTTATTTATATGCATTTATCACTGCTGGTGCACTGTCCATTATTGCCAGCCTAGCATCGATTACATTGCCACAACATCTTTCCTTCAATAAGCAAATAAAAATAGGTGAACAGCATAATAGTGAGCAAACCTAA
- a CDS encoding DUF4256 domain-containing protein, with product MIKGNKVSDNKEFSLEQREDLLKVLKVRFEKNMNRHKGLEWAKVHEKLDANLEKLWSLNEMERTGGEPDVIDYDEKKDEYIFFDCSAESPKGRRSVCYDREALESRKNHKPENNAIDMATAMGIELLTEEQYRALQKLENFDMKTSSWVQTPSDIRELGGALFCDRRFGHVFVYHNGAESYYAARGFRGSLRV from the coding sequence GTGATCAAGGGAAATAAGGTTAGCGATAATAAGGAGTTTTCACTAGAGCAACGTGAGGATTTACTTAAAGTATTGAAAGTCCGTTTTGAAAAAAACATGAACCGACATAAAGGTCTTGAGTGGGCTAAAGTCCATGAAAAGCTGGATGCTAATCTTGAAAAACTGTGGTCACTCAATGAAATGGAAAGAACTGGCGGTGAACCAGATGTTATTGATTATGATGAAAAAAAGGACGAATACATTTTTTTTGATTGTTCAGCGGAAAGTCCTAAAGGTCGCAGGAGTGTTTGTTACGACCGTGAAGCGCTGGAGTCAAGGAAAAATCATAAACCAGAAAATAACGCTATTGATATGGCAACTGCCATGGGTATTGAACTATTAACGGAAGAACAATATCGAGCGTTGCAGAAACTTGAAAATTTCGATATGAAAACGTCGAGTTGGGTGCAAACACCATCTGATATTAGAGAACTCGGCGGTGCCCTTTTTTGCGATCGTCGCTTCGGGCATGTCTTCGTATATCACAATGGTGCAGAATCTTACTATGCTGCCAGAGGGTTCCGTGGCTCGCTAAGGGTCTAA